A single genomic interval of Halomonas sp. GT harbors:
- a CDS encoding histidine phosphatase family protein, whose translation MATGLNVELVAVRHGITAWNLERRYQGQRDIPLLFPDAEAGLLALRDALAEECFDAVYSSDLNRCQQTLEWSQAAKPGVPLYLEPRLRELDFGDYEGKVYDELKDLPHYRAWIDSVGELEIPGGESSGQLRDRLNAWLEEVAAHAREHHYQKVLVVTHGGVIRELRRRFETIGFWEGIVHQAQGRRWQLTYLKREDGKGEWQCSCSSAVPAQVSAML comes from the coding sequence TTGGCTACTGGTCTTAATGTGGAGTTGGTGGCAGTTCGCCACGGTATTACCGCCTGGAATTTAGAGCGCCGCTACCAAGGGCAGCGCGATATTCCGCTGCTATTTCCTGATGCTGAAGCGGGGCTGCTAGCACTGCGTGACGCATTGGCAGAAGAGTGCTTTGATGCTGTTTATTCAAGCGATTTAAACCGCTGTCAGCAAACCCTTGAGTGGTCGCAGGCGGCAAAGCCGGGTGTGCCGCTGTATCTAGAACCACGATTACGGGAGCTGGATTTTGGTGACTATGAAGGCAAAGTTTACGATGAACTAAAAGACTTACCCCATTATCGCGCCTGGATTGACAGTGTGGGGGAGCTGGAAATTCCAGGCGGTGAATCGTCTGGCCAGCTACGTGACCGTTTAAATGCTTGGCTTGAAGAGGTGGCGGCGCACGCCCGCGAACATCATTATCAAAAAGTGCTGGTTGTTACCCACGGCGGGGTAATACGCGAGTTGCGGCGTCGTTTCGAAACCATTGGCTTTTGGGAAGGCATCGTTCATCAAGCACAAGGACGGCGTTGGCAACTGACGTATCTAAAACGTGAAGATGGCAAAGGAGAGTGGCAATGCAGCTGTTCATCGGCGGTGCCTGCGCAGGTAAGCGCGATGTTGTAA
- a CDS encoding bifunctional adenosylcobinamide kinase/adenosylcobinamide-phosphate guanylyltransferase has product MIVFVSGGARSGKSQVAEQRVLSAAGDAHCYYIATANIYDAEMADRVSRHQARREGQWVTLEAPLAIDQAIAQVPDHHAVLLDCLTLWAGQVLFGAEPNEEFSDEQGLALLARCLRDAQARGLTLVIVSNDLNEELIPDQPATWRYVEFIQYLHRWLAAEADSVLEVIVGCAMEWKR; this is encoded by the coding sequence ATGATTGTCTTTGTTAGTGGGGGGGCTCGCTCTGGAAAAAGCCAAGTAGCGGAGCAGCGAGTGCTCAGCGCAGCGGGTGACGCCCACTGCTATTACATTGCCACCGCCAATATTTACGACGCAGAAATGGCCGACCGGGTATCTCGCCACCAGGCACGCCGGGAAGGCCAGTGGGTGACGCTAGAGGCGCCCCTGGCGATTGACCAAGCGATTGCCCAAGTGCCCGATCACCACGCGGTGCTGCTCGATTGTTTAACCCTATGGGCAGGACAAGTGCTGTTTGGCGCTGAGCCAAATGAAGAATTCAGTGATGAGCAAGGCCTAGCGCTGTTGGCTCGCTGCCTGCGTGATGCACAAGCACGTGGGCTGACACTGGTGATTGTATCGAACGATCTCAACGAAGAGCTGATTCCTGATCAGCCGGCTACCTGGCGCTACGTTGAGTTTATCCAGTACTTGCACCGCTGGTTAGCGGCGGAAGCTGACTCAGTGCTTGAAGTCATCGTGGGCTGTGCCATGGAGTGGAAACGATGA
- a CDS encoding cobalamin-binding protein, with protein sequence MFSGVVSNAVLADDHSRCAVDDRGREVCLYTSAQRIATLSPGATELTYAAGAGDQVVAVVSYSDYPPEAKDVASVGSHTRIDLEALVGLAPDLVIGWVTGNPAEQLETLEALGMPVFYIEPRNFEGVASAIERLARLAGTENAGQAVADNFRSRMAELAARYRDREPVRTFYQVWDEPLMSVNDAHLIGQVIEICGGENVFGEQARLVPRIDDEAVLAANPEAIVAGGMGEENRHWLTHWEQYSNVTAVADGNLFFVPPSLIQRPTPRLMEGSQILCEKLDIARQKRERH encoded by the coding sequence ATGTTCAGTGGTGTGGTTTCAAACGCCGTATTGGCAGATGACCACAGCCGCTGCGCGGTGGATGATCGTGGCCGTGAAGTATGCCTATACACGTCAGCTCAACGTATTGCCACGCTCTCGCCAGGAGCGACTGAACTGACCTATGCCGCGGGTGCTGGGGATCAGGTGGTGGCTGTGGTTAGCTACAGTGATTATCCACCAGAAGCCAAAGACGTTGCGTCTGTTGGCAGCCACACGCGCATTGATTTAGAAGCCCTGGTAGGGCTAGCGCCTGATTTAGTGATCGGTTGGGTAACCGGGAACCCCGCTGAACAGCTGGAAACCCTTGAAGCCCTGGGTATGCCGGTGTTCTATATTGAGCCTAGGAATTTTGAGGGAGTGGCCAGCGCAATTGAGCGTTTGGCGAGGCTGGCAGGCACTGAAAACGCCGGTCAGGCGGTCGCTGATAATTTCAGATCAAGGATGGCCGAGCTGGCAGCTCGCTATCGTGATCGGGAGCCAGTGCGCACCTTTTATCAAGTGTGGGATGAGCCGTTAATGAGTGTCAATGACGCACATCTTATCGGCCAGGTGATCGAGATCTGCGGCGGTGAAAATGTGTTTGGCGAGCAGGCGCGCTTAGTGCCACGTATTGATGATGAGGCTGTCCTGGCGGCAAACCCTGAAGCGATTGTTGCCGGAGGCATGGGGGAAGAGAATCGCCATTGGCTGACCCACTGGGAGCAGTACTCAAACGTAACGGCGGTTGCCGATGGTAATCTCTTTTTTGTCCCGCCTTCTCTGATTCAGCGGCCTACTCCACGCTTGATGGAAGGTAGCCAAATTCTCTGCGAGAAGCTTGATATCGCCCGACAAAAACGCGAGCGCCATTAA
- the cobD gene encoding threonine-phosphate decarboxylase CobD, which translates to MSRQTTVHEAADWPSHGGQAAALLKRFGLAADHVIDDVSANLNPLGPPEWVASWLVARFGGLSRYPSPDYAAARQAIAAHNGVQPAQVLLTNGGAEAIFLAAALHASGRALLLAPSFGEYARACSAHRIEMTEHVLREPHFACEMADLLESASSADVVFLCRPNNPTGTLISIDAVETLLAHTQATGTQVVVDEAFIDLSIGVEALTPLLKHYCHLVLLRSMTKFYTLPGVRLGYVLASENIVDTMSHHQPPWSVNHLAAELVAPLLADSEFARLTQQWLAREQPRMGKALQTLGLEVATSHSCFFLVRPGVLQRERGVTSADLFERMLYKGLLARHTHSFKGLEGSWLRLALRDESANNRLLKVLHDCLC; encoded by the coding sequence ATGAGTCGTCAAACCACTGTTCACGAGGCTGCTGATTGGCCAAGCCATGGTGGCCAGGCCGCCGCGCTGCTAAAGCGTTTTGGATTAGCTGCCGATCATGTGATTGACGATGTGAGCGCTAACCTTAACCCGCTTGGGCCGCCCGAGTGGGTAGCAAGCTGGCTGGTAGCGCGGTTTGGTGGGCTTAGCCGCTACCCCTCGCCAGACTACGCTGCAGCCCGGCAGGCCATTGCGGCGCACAACGGTGTTCAACCAGCACAAGTGCTGCTAACCAATGGTGGGGCAGAGGCCATTTTTCTTGCCGCTGCGCTGCATGCCAGTGGGCGTGCCTTATTACTGGCTCCCAGCTTTGGTGAATATGCCAGAGCCTGTTCTGCCCACCGTATTGAAATGACCGAGCATGTGTTGCGCGAGCCGCATTTCGCTTGTGAGATGGCCGACCTGCTAGAGAGCGCATCAAGCGCCGACGTGGTGTTTTTGTGTCGTCCGAATAACCCGACTGGCACGCTGATATCCATCGATGCAGTAGAGACGCTACTAGCGCATACACAGGCTACTGGAACCCAAGTGGTGGTTGATGAAGCCTTTATCGATCTATCGATAGGTGTCGAGGCGTTGACGCCGCTACTTAAACACTACTGTCACTTAGTGCTGCTACGCTCAATGACCAAGTTTTATACCTTGCCTGGAGTGCGCTTAGGCTACGTGCTGGCTTCGGAAAACATAGTAGACACCATGAGTCACCACCAGCCGCCTTGGAGTGTGAACCATCTTGCCGCCGAACTGGTGGCACCGCTGCTTGCGGATAGTGAGTTTGCACGGCTCACCCAGCAGTGGCTTGCCAGGGAGCAGCCACGTATGGGCAAGGCGTTGCAAACGCTAGGGCTTGAGGTGGCGACTAGTCATAGCTGCTTTTTCCTTGTGCGGCCTGGTGTTTTACAGCGTGAACGCGGCGTGACCAGCGCAGACCTTTTTGAACGCATGCTTTATAAAGGACTATTGGCGAGGCATACCCACAGCTTTAAAGGGCTTGAGGGCAGTTGGTTACGCTTGGCACTGCGTGATGAGTCGGCAAATAACCGCTTGCTAAAGGTGCTGCATGATTGTCTTTGTTAG
- a CDS encoding bifunctional adenosylcobinamide kinase/adenosylcobinamide-phosphate guanylyltransferase, with product MQLFIGGACAGKRDVVKARFPSAVWWRLSPGQRLHEVTHIMQPNVPLVLHGVFEWLAAVLHSDMSSDASRAQWRGDLECLATAAQTHSVTLVVIMNELGRGIVPMARDQRRLRDLSGWFSQDAAAQSEQVWHVRHGLVQALKP from the coding sequence ATGCAGCTGTTCATCGGCGGTGCCTGCGCAGGTAAGCGCGATGTTGTAAAAGCACGCTTTCCCAGCGCTGTTTGGTGGCGGCTTTCTCCAGGGCAGCGTTTACACGAAGTGACCCACATCATGCAGCCTAATGTGCCGCTCGTTCTGCATGGTGTGTTTGAGTGGTTAGCAGCAGTGTTGCACTCGGATATGAGTAGCGATGCGTCGCGCGCGCAGTGGCGGGGAGACCTGGAATGCTTGGCCACTGCCGCACAAACCCACAGTGTAACGCTAGTGGTGATTATGAATGAGTTAGGGCGGGGTATCGTTCCCATGGCCCGAGACCAGCGTCGCCTGCGCGATTTAAGCGGCTGGTTTAGCCAAGACGCTGCCGCCCAATCCGAGCAGGTCTGGCATGTACGACATGGGCTCGTGCAGGCGCTTAAACCCTAG
- the cobS gene encoding adenosylcobinamide-GDP ribazoletransferase gives MNNALFGLILALQFLTRIPLPVACPWTPATRRWAIRAYPLVGLLIGSVLALSALLLSFIASPAPITALLLLSLWVALSGGLHLDGVMDLADALGSNQPLERRWEIMKDAQIGSFGILALLFLLAWKGVLLWALVAYQAPLWWLVAVPALGRFAGVALLIFTPCAHSKGLAWSWQQSLSARDAGYALLPLALVVAVSPTLLVWGVVIIVWVAIARRALLRLFNGINGDMVGATIEGGELWLLVLMWSWWQFATVLPPGI, from the coding sequence ATGAACAATGCGCTGTTCGGCCTAATACTCGCGCTGCAGTTTCTAACCCGAATTCCGCTTCCTGTTGCCTGCCCATGGACACCTGCTACCCGTCGCTGGGCAATTCGCGCCTATCCGTTGGTAGGGTTATTAATTGGCAGCGTGCTGGCGTTAAGCGCGCTGCTATTAAGTTTCATAGCGTCACCAGCGCCAATCACTGCGTTGCTACTGCTAAGCCTATGGGTAGCGCTTTCGGGTGGTTTACATCTCGATGGCGTAATGGACCTTGCCGATGCGTTAGGCAGTAACCAACCCCTTGAGCGGCGTTGGGAAATCATGAAGGACGCTCAGATAGGCAGTTTCGGCATCCTGGCATTGCTGTTTTTGCTGGCCTGGAAGGGCGTATTGCTTTGGGCGCTGGTGGCTTATCAGGCGCCGCTGTGGTGGCTGGTGGCAGTGCCTGCATTAGGTCGATTTGCTGGCGTCGCACTGCTGATTTTTACTCCCTGTGCTCACTCGAAGGGGCTCGCATGGAGCTGGCAGCAGTCGCTTAGCGCCCGTGATGCTGGTTATGCCTTGTTACCGTTGGCGCTGGTTGTTGCGGTTTCACCGACATTGCTGGTCTGGGGGGTGGTCATCATCGTGTGGGTAGCAATCGCCAGAAGGGCACTGCTGCGGCTATTTAACGGCATCAATGGCGATATGGTAGGTGCCACCATTGAAGGAGGAGAGCTTTGGCTACTGGTCTTAATGTGGAGTTGGTGGCAGTTCGCCACGGTATTACCGCCTGGAATTTAG
- a CDS encoding TonB-dependent receptor domain-containing protein, giving the protein MSYRFHSTATLAAFAMAALPMAVQAQSSAQPAANTLNPVVVTAALAPRTANDSLSSVTVLDEATLRRQDPVSITDLFRGQPGVDVSTNGSFGKNSSVFIRGSGSGQNVLLIDGIRLRSATSGGAAWQHLEPRMFDRAEIVRGPRGSLYGADAIGGVIQLFTPQGEEEGPQPRVSVGGGSFNTQRLSAGISGKEGGTRYSFAGSHFTTEGQPVRRDGDDKGYDNTTALARVSHTFESGAEAGVLALRARGHNEYDGGENDFVQQVAGVYGELPITDHWRSRLTLSESRDESDNIDNFGDSVFNTKVSTARWENTLTAGAHELIAGAEYSEDRVNSTTAYDETSRSNAAVFAQALLDFAPFTLQASLRFDDNEAYGEEVTGSVGVGYDVDGHHTLRANYGTAFNAPTYNQLYFPGFGNPDLESETSDSIEVGVRGQYAQWFWDAALYQTDIDNLIAGQGLLFNVPETRIRGAELAAGVELDRWTLAAALTYTDPENRLTGKRLQNRASQSLRLDVDRELGDWSVGGSWIAQNHRYRDAQNKDRLSGYGLVNLRAGWQFAPLWSARLTLENALDQDYITTRSFDGADYINAGRAGFLSVHFGQ; this is encoded by the coding sequence ATGTCTTACCGTTTTCATTCCACCGCCACGCTGGCGGCGTTTGCGATGGCTGCATTGCCCATGGCCGTTCAAGCCCAATCGAGCGCACAGCCTGCTGCGAATACATTAAACCCCGTTGTTGTTACCGCCGCACTTGCGCCGCGTACTGCTAACGACAGTCTGTCCTCGGTGACTGTACTGGATGAGGCAACGCTACGGCGCCAAGATCCTGTAAGTATTACCGACCTGTTTCGCGGCCAGCCCGGGGTGGATGTTTCCACGAACGGCAGCTTTGGCAAAAACAGCAGCGTTTTTATTCGCGGCAGCGGTAGCGGCCAAAATGTCCTGTTGATTGACGGGATTCGTCTTCGTTCTGCCACCAGTGGTGGGGCTGCTTGGCAGCATCTAGAACCGCGCATGTTTGATCGTGCTGAAATTGTGCGTGGTCCGCGTGGTAGCCTATACGGTGCTGACGCAATTGGCGGCGTTATTCAGTTGTTTACCCCCCAAGGCGAAGAAGAGGGCCCGCAGCCGCGTGTTTCTGTCGGTGGTGGATCGTTTAATACTCAGCGCTTAAGTGCGGGTATTAGCGGTAAAGAAGGCGGCACCCGCTATAGCTTTGCAGGTAGTCACTTCACCACTGAGGGTCAGCCGGTTCGACGCGACGGAGACGATAAGGGCTATGACAACACCACGGCGTTAGCGCGGGTATCTCACACCTTTGAAAGTGGTGCAGAAGCGGGCGTGTTGGCGCTTCGTGCCCGTGGTCACAACGAATACGATGGCGGTGAAAACGATTTCGTTCAGCAGGTGGCGGGTGTCTACGGTGAGCTGCCGATAACCGATCACTGGCGCAGCCGCTTAACACTCAGCGAATCTCGTGATGAAAGCGATAACATCGATAACTTTGGTGACTCAGTGTTTAACACCAAGGTGAGTACTGCGCGCTGGGAAAATACCTTAACAGCGGGTGCCCACGAGCTAATTGCAGGCGCTGAATACAGCGAAGATCGAGTCAATAGCACCACGGCGTACGATGAAACCAGCCGGAGCAACGCGGCGGTATTTGCCCAAGCTTTGCTCGATTTTGCACCGTTTACTCTGCAAGCCAGCTTGCGCTTTGATGACAATGAAGCTTACGGTGAAGAAGTTACTGGCAGCGTAGGTGTGGGCTATGACGTAGACGGCCATCACACCTTGCGTGCCAACTACGGTACAGCCTTTAACGCACCCACATACAACCAGCTCTATTTCCCAGGCTTTGGTAATCCCGACCTGGAGTCTGAAACGTCGGATAGCATTGAGGTAGGCGTGCGCGGTCAGTACGCCCAATGGTTCTGGGATGCCGCGCTTTATCAAACCGATATCGACAATTTGATTGCTGGTCAGGGGTTGCTGTTTAACGTACCCGAAACACGTATTCGTGGGGCTGAGCTGGCTGCTGGCGTTGAACTTGACCGTTGGACGCTAGCCGCCGCGCTGACCTACACCGACCCTGAAAACCGCCTAACAGGTAAGCGCCTGCAAAACCGCGCCTCACAAAGCCTTCGCTTAGACGTAGACCGTGAGCTTGGCGACTGGTCGGTGGGTGGGTCCTGGATTGCCCAAAATCACCGTTACCGTGATGCACAGAATAAAGACCGTCTAAGCGGTTACGGGCTGGTTAACCTGCGTGCAGGTTGGCAGTTTGCCCCGCTGTGGAGTGCGCGACTAACGTTGGAAAACGCGTTGGATCAAGATTACATTACAACGCGCTCGTTTGATGGTGCCGACTACATTAATGCAGGCCGCGCAGGGTTTTTAAGTGTTCACTTTGGCCAATAA